CCCCGACTGTGGGTGCGCTGCCGCAGGTTATTCTGGGGTCTGAGACCGCAGGCGGTGCTGCCGGTTCAAAAGCCCCTCGCGGTATTGGCTGTGCAAATTTCCTGGGTGGCGGTGCATATGCTGATCCAGCAATGGCATCGCTGGTAAACGTGGCAGTGTCCGACCCGAACGGTATCCTCGGAAATCTTGCTGCGTTTGCCGATACGATCCTGACGGCAGCTGCGAACCCTGCTGCTGGTACGATTGCGCCAAGTGTTGCGGCCAACGGTGCCAACGCATTTGATGCTGCGCGAATCAACTGTGCTTTGGTCGCAGCGACGGCAGATACGTCTGTTGTGCCGAGTGGCCTGGTCATTGACGGCGAGCCTGTGCTCGGGCTCCAGCAGGATCTGACCACAACGCTGGTTTATCCCGAGGACATTGAGCTTTGGGGTATCAGCTTCAATACGACTATCGGTGACTGGGGTGTCCAGGGCGAATTCACTTTCCGTCCGAACATGCCGTTCCAGACTGATACCGATCAGCAGACCATTGCTGCGGCTGGTTCCGGACAATGCTCCGGTGTCGTGGGCTTTGGCGATGCTCTCAGCGGTGCCGGTGCGTCTGGCGTTATTCTGGGTGCGTTGGGGTCTTCCCCCCTTAATCAACTGAGCACGTCGCCCTTGCGCGATGGCTTTGATGTCGGCACGAACTGCAATGTCGGCAATATTGGTCAGTCCAACCCGGCCTTTGTGCGTGAAGAGATGTTCACGTTCCAGATCGGTACGACGGCCACCTACACCAACTCGAACCCGCTCATCGACTTCCTGGGTGCCGACATCGGTATCCTGGTGACGGAATTCGGCCTGGTGCACGTGCCGGATGTGCCGGATGAGGTGACCAACACCGGTGCGCCGCAGGACCGCTTCTACCGCTTCCAGAATGTGTGCGTGTCCGGTACGGACCTGCCGCTGGGTGGCGTGCTGGCCCTGGACAACCGTTCGGGCTGCCGTGCGACGGAAACGTCTTACGGTGTCGTCCTGCTCACCCGTCTGGACTACAACAACGCCTTTGGTTCGGCTTGGACGATCTCTCCGCAGATCTCCTACCGCCACGATCTTGAAGGCTTCACGCCGGCTCCGGTCTCCAACTTCTCGGAAGACCGCAAGACCCTTGGTCTGTCGGTGTCGGCCAACTACCAGAACCAGTGGCGCCTGACCGCGGGGTACACCAACTTCATGGGTAAGGAAAAGTACCACCGCAACCTGGACCAGGACTTCGTGTCCCTTAGCGCGAGCTACTCGTTCTAAGATTACAAAAAAGATACATACGCACTGACCCCGGGCCGCATGCCTTTGCTGGCAATGCGGCCCGGAAGTCGCTAAAAATACTCGTGGGGAACACGAACGGACCGCGACCGGCGCGCGTGATGACGCGCTGGCAAGGCCGATAAAAACCTTCAGTGGAGGAAGATTTGATGAAATCCAGTGGCATTCTTGCGGCCACTCTGCTGGGCAGTGTCGCGCTGGGCGTGACGGTTGCCTCGGCAAAGGTGTCGCAGGACCAGGCGGACCGCCTGGGCAAGGATCTCACGCCGATGGGCGCCGAGAAGGCAGGCAATGGCGGTGCCATTCCGGCCTGGACCGGCGGCATCCCGACGCCGCCGCCGGGCATTACGGTGACCCAGGGCGAGCGTCTCGCAAATCCGTTTGCCAGCGACGCGGTGGAATACACCGTCACGCCGGGCAATATGGGCCAGTACGATTCCGTGCTGACCGAGGGCTACAAGAAGATGCTCTCGACCTATGACACCTACAAGATGAACGTCTACCAGACGCGCCGTACCTGCGCGTTCCCGGAGTTCGTCTACGAAGCCAACAAGCGCAACGCCACGGTGGCTGAGCTGGTCGGCGGCGGTAATGGTGTCGGCAAGGGCATCATGGGGACGCCGTTCCCGATCATCAACAGCGGTCTGGAAGGTATCTGGAACCACACGCTGCGCTATCGCTCCTTCAAGCTCACCCGCCAGTTCACCGCTGCGCCGGTGACCGCGACGGGCGACTACACCCTGCAGACGGTGCAGGACGAAGCGATCCTGCAGTGGTCGGATCCCTCCAAGGGTGCGGCAGAAGAGCTCGACAACATCTCGATCTACTACATCGCCAACACGACGGCTCCGGCCCGTGCGGCGGGTAACGTGATCCTGGTGCACGAGACCCTCAACCGTGCGCTTGATCCGCGCAAGGCATGGCAGTACTCGCCGGGCACGCGCCGTGTGCGCCGCGCGCCGAACATCGCCTATGACAACCCGGGCACCAACTCCGACGGCCTGTCCACTTCGGACTCGTTCGACGGCTACAACGGCGCCCCGGACCGCTTCGACTGGACCGTTAAGGGCAAGAGCGAAAAGCTCATCGCCTACAACACCTATGACGCGGAACAGGCGAAGTACGACGAGTTCATTCAGGCCCGTCACCTGAACCAGGATAAGATCCGTTACGAGCTGCACCGTGTGTGGACCATCGAAGCCAATCTGCGCTCCGATACCCGCCACATCTACAGCCGCCGTGTGAAGCACATGGATGAGGATGCCTGGCAGCTGGCTCAGGCCGAACTCTATGACGGCCGTGGTGAACTGTGGCGCGTGCAGGAACTGCACACGATCCAGCGCTACAACGTGCCGCTCTGCGGTTCGGCTGCCGAGATCGTGTATGACACCGGCAACGGTCGTTATCTCGCCCTCGCCATGCAGAACGAAGAGCCCGGCATCAACTACTTCGCCGACGAGCTCAATCCGGACCGTTACACGCCGAGCGCCATTCGCCAGCTTGGTGTGCGCTAAGACGATCCTGATCTGACACGACTGACCTGCGGGCCGGTCCTCATTCCCGAGGACCGGCCCGTTTGCTGCCTGAACCCCCCTATGCCATACAGCTACTCCATGGCGGCAGGGCGGTTTACCTTGTCCGCCCATTTCGCTAACCCGCGGGTTATGCGACACTGGCAAGATAACAGGGAGGGCAGCGTGATCCCGGGTGGTGACATCCACCAAGGCCGGTTGCATGGCACCATGCCGACCGGCGCCCCAGACACGCACCGGGCCTCGTCAGGAGGGCCGCATGCTCATAACCGAGTGGATTGAGTAAACCGATGAGCAAACTGAAAAACGTTCTGATGGGGAGTGCGGCCGCGCTGATGATGGCCGGTATCGCTTCCCTGCCGGCCCAGGCCGTGCCGACCGTCAACCAGGAAGAAGCCGCGCAGATCCGCGAGCTGGAAAGCAAGGGCTGGGCAACGCCGTCCGACCTTGCGGCCAGGAGCCTGCTGGTTGCCGCCGCTGATCTCGGCGAGCGCATTGTCGCCGTCGGCCAGTTCGGCCATGTGGTGATTTCCGACGACCGGGGCGAGACCTGGCGCCAGGCATCGCAGGTGCCGACCCAGGCCCTTCTCACCGGCGTCTATTTCGTCGACGACAAGACCGGCTACGCGGTCGGCCATGACGCTGTCATCATCAAGACCGAAGACGGCGGCGAGACTTGGGAGCTGAAATACAGCGACCCGGAAGCCGAGATGCCGCTGTTCTCCGTGATGTTTGCCGACGCGCGCAACGGCATCGCCGTCGGCGCATTCTCCACGGCGCTCTCCACCACCGACGGCGGTGAGACCTGGAACCTGCAGTCGGTCATTCCGGACCCGCCCCCGCCGCTCGAAGGCCTGGAATATGAGCCGCATCTCAACGGCCTGTTCCGTGGCCCCAGCGGCAGCCTGTTCATCGCGGCTGAGACCGGCTTCATCTTCCGGTCCACCGACAACGGTGCCAACTGGGAGCCGATCAAGACACCCTATTTCGGCTCGTTCTGGGGGGGCATCACCCTCAATGACGGCTCCATCCTGATCTACGGCATGCGCGGCAATGTCTGGCGCTCCGATGATGGTGGCACGACCTGGGCCCAGGTGGACACGGGTTCCCGCAAGTCCTTCGGCGGCGCCACGCTGCTGGAAGACGGCACGGTTGTGCTGGCCGGTCTCAATGGCGGTGTTGCCTACAGCACCGACAATGGCCGCAGCTTCGACGTGGTCGACCGTCCGGACCGCAAGGGCTATTCCGCCGTGGTCAACGGGCCCGACGGGCACGTCATCATCTTCGGTGAGCCCGGTGCCGTGAAGCATCCGGACAATGCGGAGGCCTTCCGCAGCGGCAGCTGATGCCGTTCATTACCGGACAGGCCGCCGCATGGCTGCCTGACACAAGCAACCGTCGTTCCCGCTCATGCCCGCCGTTCAGGCAATTGCGCATGATGCGGGGCGGCGGTACTTTTTTGCCTGAACCATAAAAGGCCGATCAGGCCAAAGGGGAGACGGCAGTTCATGAGTGACCGGTTTTCCGGCTATAGCCGCATCCGCGCGGAGCGCGACGGCACCATCCTTACCCTGATGATTTCCAACCCCGCCCTCCGCAATGCGGTGGACGAGCAGATGCACCACGAGCTTGCCTCCATCTTTGTCGATGCGCAGGAAGATGCTGACAGCACGGTCATCGTGCTCACCGGCGACCCCGAAGGGAACGCCTTCTGCGCCGGCGGCGACATCGCCTGGATGAAGGCCGCGCTCGACGGCACGGTGGCCGGGCCGGGCGTCGCCGAGGGCCGCCGCATCGTCACGAGCCTTCTGGACGTGGAAAAGCCCATCGTGGCGGCCATCAACGGCCCCGCCGTCGGGCTCGGGGCCACCCTTGCCCTGTTCAGCGACGTCATCTTCATGGGCGAGAGCGCCCAGGTGGCGGACCCGCATGTGAAGGTCGGCCTTGTCGCCGGTGACGGCGGTGCGGTGATCTGGCCGCAGCTTGTCGGCTATGCGCGGGCCAAGGAATATCTGATGACCGGCGACCCGGTCCCGGCGGCGGAGGCCGAGCGGATCGGGCTGGTGAACCATGTCGTTCCGGATGCGGAGCTTCAGGAGCGGGCCATGGCATTTGCGCGCAAGCTTGCCCGAGGCGCGCCGCAGGCCATCCAGCACACCAAGGCCGCAGTCAACATGGAGCTCAAGAGGCTCGCGGCAACCGTGTTTGACGCCTCGCTCGCCTATGAGATGATCTCCTTCACACGGGATGATCACCGGGAGGCCGTGTCGGCCTTCCTCGAAAAGCGGGCCCCGGCCTTCACGGGCCGGTAGCACGCGCAGGCCGGTCAGCCGGCAGGCCAGAGAACACGAAACGACAAGGCCGGACCAACCGGCCCGAAACAGTCAGGGAGCAAGAGATGGCGACGGATACGGCGACGATCGTGACACATCCGACCACGGCAGACGGGCTGGTGGCCGCGGCGCATTCCTTCAGTGCCGAGCTGCGCGATCGCGCAGCCGAGATCGAGGCAGCCCGACAGCTGCCGCAGGACATTGCCGACCGCTTTGCGCGCACGGGGTTTTACCGCATGGCGGTGCCCAAGGCCCTTGGCGGCCTTGAAGCAACGCCCCGGCAGATCGCCGCCGTCATTGACGCGTTGGCCCAGGCGGACGGCTCGGCCGCCTGGTGCGTAATGATCGGCTCGACCACGGGGCTGACCGCCGCCTATCTGGCGCCGGACGCTGCCGCGCGCATTTACGGCGATGATCCGGACACGATTACTGCCGGTGTCTTCGCGCCGATGGGCAAGGCGGAGCTTGAAGGCGAGACGGCACGGGTGTCTGGCCGCTGGGCGTGGGGCTCCGGCTCGCACAACGCGCAATGGGTGTTCGGCGGTGCCCGGCTCATCACAGGCGGGGAGCCGGTGCTGGATGAGCGGGGCGCCCCGCGCACCCAGATGTTCGCCATGCGCGCCGCTGACCTCACCCTGCATGACAATTGGGACCCGTCGGGTCTTGCCGGCAGCGGCAGCAGCGATTTTGAAGCGGCTGGCGTTCAGGTGCCCGTCGGCCATGGTGCCGATATCACCCGGCCCCCGGCCAACGACAATCCGCTCTATGCCTTCCCGGTGTTCGGCCTGCTGGCGGTCGGTATCGCGTCCGTCGCCACGGGGCTGGCGCGCCAGGCCATCAACGAGATCATCGAGATGGGCGGGGGCAAAGTGCCACAGGGCAGCCGCAAGACGCTGGCGCACCGTCCGCAGGCTCAGGCCGAACTGGCCCAGGCCGAGGCCGAGCTGCGCGCGGCCCGGGCCTTCCTCACCGAAGCGGTGGATACTGCCTGGGACACAGCCGCGTCCCAGGGCGCCATTCCCGTCGAGATGCGCCGGGATATCCGCCTCGCCGCCACCCACGCCACCACGGCCTCCGCGCGGGTGGTGGACCGGATGTATCTGATCGGCGGCGGCAGTTCCGTACACCGCAAGGCACCCATCCAGCGCGCCTTCCGTGATGTGCATGTGGCCACCCAGCACATGATGACGGCACCCGCCACATGGGAGCTGACGGGCCGGCTGCTGTTCGGCCTTGAGACCGACACAACGACGCTCTGACGCCGTATCAGAGCCACAGGACAAGCGGGGGGAGACGGCAGTGACGGACAAGACGCCTCCTCCCGTTCCGCCATCCGCTCCCGTGCCACCGGAAAGCCCGGCGCGGGCAGATGAAAAGCGGCAGCGCATTCTGGATGCCGGCCTCGCCCTGTTCGCCCGCAAGGGCTATCACGCGACCGCCGTTCCCGAGATCGCCCAGGCCGCCAGCGTGGCCACCGGCACCATCTACCGGCATTTCGCCACCAAGGATGCGCTGCTCAACGCGGTCTATCTGCACTGGCAGTCGGCGCTGACCGCCATGATGGAAACGCGGGGCGACACGCGTCTTCCTGTGGCCGAGCGGTTCGCGGGAGACTGGCACCGCCTCGTGGTCTGGCACCGGGACCATCCGGATGCGTCGGCCTTCCTCGACTCCCACGCCGCCATGGCCGAGCTTGAGGAGGATGCGCGGGCTGCAACCCGTGCCTACCGGATGGCACTTCAAGGCATTGTGGGCGCTGCCATGGACCGGCAGGAGATCCGCATGTCGCCGCCGGAAGTCACGGCTTCGGTGCTGCATCACGCCGCCGCCGGGCTCGCGCGGGACGCCCGTACCGGCGCCCTTGCGCTGACAGACCCTGTCATCGATGCGGCGGGCCGGCTTCTCTGGCTCGGGCTTGCACGCTGAGCTTTCCGCAGGGTCCGCGTTCCGTTAGCGTGTCGCCTCCAACCAAAAGACGACAGCGTACAGGGAGTGTCATGACCGCCATGCCGCAGACAGGCGAGATCGAAACCCGCGACTTCACCACCATCGAGCGGCGCGGCCCGGTTGCGCTGGTGCGCTATGACCGCAAGGACGGTCTCAATGCTCTGTCGCGGGCGGCGATGCGGGAGCTCACCGACATTGCCCGCATGTTCAACGATGACATCTCCACCCATGTGATCGTGCTTACCGGCACCGACAAAATCTTCAGCGCCGGGGCGGACCTCAAGGACCCGGAGATGGCGTCCGGCCGCGACGGCGGGCTGATGGCGCGGCGGCATGCGCTGCGGGTGGGGCCGGATATGTGCGACGCGTGGGAAGCGCTCGAGCAGCTCACCATCTGCGCCATCGAGGGTCATTGCATCGGCGGCGGCGTGGCGCTGGTGGGGTCCTGCGACATCCGCATCGCCGCGCAGTCGGCCTCTTTCCGCCTGCCGGAAATCCCCCTCGGCATGAATATGAGCTGGCACTCCAATCCGCGGCTGGTAAATCTGATGGGCCCGGCGCGAGCCAAGCTGTTCGTCATTCTCGGCGAGGCGCTCAAGGCGCCGGACGCGCTTGACTGGCGTTTCGTCGAGGAGGTCGTGCCGGACGGTACAGCGCTGGACGCGGCAATGGATCTTGCCGCCCGGGCCGCCGCGGTGCCGCCAGTGCCGCTGCGCATGTCCAAGCAGTCGCTTGAGATGGCCGCCAAGGCGCTCAACCCGGTCGCCACCTATATGGACCGCGACCAGTTCGCGCTGGCGGCCACCGGCAAGGATCAGACGGAGGCAATCACCGCCTTCCTCGAAAAGCGCGCCCCCCGGTTCACCGGCGAGTGAGCGCGCGACACCAATTCATCCGTAACCTGAGAAAATAGGAGACAACAATGAGCGGACGTGTTTCAGGCAAGGTGGCCATGGTCACGGGCGGGGCATCGGGCCTTGGGGCTGCAACGTCAAAGCTGCTGGTTGAGGAAGGCGCGCGCGTCGTGATCGCCGACATCAACCTCGCGGGCGCCGAGCAGGTGGCCGCCGAGATCAACAAGGCGCATCCGGATATGGCTCTCGCCGTCGAGCTGGATGTCACCTCCGAGCAGCAATGGCAGGACGCGCTGGAGACCGCCGTCGGCTTTCTCGGCGGGCTCAACATCCTGGTCAACAATGCTGGCATCGGCGGGTCGGCGCCCGTCGAGGACGAGACCTTCGAAAACTGGAAGAAGATTCAGGCGGTTGATCTCGACAGCGTGTTCCTCGGCTGCAAATACGCCCTCGGTCACATGAAGGCGCATCAGCCGGGCTCCATCGTCAACATCTCGTCGATCGCGGGCCTGATCGCCGGGCACAATATGGGCGCGTATAACGCGGCTAAGGCGGGTGTGTGGCTGTTCTCCAAGTCGGTGGCGCTGCATTGCGCCAAGCGTGGCTATGATATCCGCTCAAACTCCGTGCACCCCACCTTCATCCGCACCCCGATCCTTGAGGGGCTGTTCGCCAAGACCACCAATGGCGAAGAGAAGCTGGCCAAGCAGGTGCCGCTCGGCCGCATCGGCGAGCCCAATGACGTGGCCTATGCGGTGCTCTATCTGGCAAGCGATGAAAGCCGGTTCGTGACCGGTGCCGAGATCAAGATCGATGGCGGCATTTCCGCCATGTAATCCTCACAGGTCCTGGTCCCTGTCCCCTCGCGGGACGGGGATTAGGATTTGGTTAGCACTTCCATCGCTCGGCGATTGATCCGGCTACTGGCTGCCGGGCATTCTCGCCCCATGGTCAGCCCGCTTTCCACAGCTGCAGACGGTTTGAAGCTTGCCCGTGCCGGTGTCGGCAAGGCAGCCAGCGACGTGGTGCGCGCGGCCCAGTCCGCCAGTTCCGCCTATCAGAAGACGGCAGGCATTGCCCGGCCCAATGGTCTCGGGGCGGGTGCGCCGGGGGCAGGGGGCGCAAATGCCGGTGCGGCCGCGCCGCGGTTCACCCCGCAGGTGGGTACGGTTGCGTCAGGCGGCCAGGAGGGGGACCTCGTGACAGCTAGCGTCGCGCTTACCCGCGCGGAGGTGGCCTACAAGGCAACGGCCGCTGCCTTCAGGGCAACGGCCGAGACCACCGAAACACTTCTGGATACGCTGGTATAGCGCCCGCAGGCGCTGTCCGGGCCGGCTGCTTATGCAGCGCCCTGCAATTCCCTGTCTTCCGCCACATCTTCGATCAGCCGGAACTCGGCAAAGTCCGGGCGGTGCATGTCGTCGAGATATTGCTGCGGCGGGAAGGGATAGAGGTTGGGCGTGCCGGACTTGTCGAAGTACCAGCTGTCACAGCCGCCTGACGCCCACACGGTCTGCGGCACGCGTTCCGCCATGGCCTTGTTGTAGGCGGCATAGGCGTCCTGGCGCGGGCAGACGGCGTCAAGGCCCGCATCACGCATCTTGTTCAGCATGCTGATGATATAATCCACCTGGTGCTCACTGATCGAGATCAGCGACAGGTTGCCGACGGGGCCCGTCGGTCCTTCCAGCAGCCAGAAATTGGGGAAGCCCGGCACGGCCACGGCCCGGTGGGCGCGGGGAGAGCCGTCCCAGGTCTCGCCGAGGTCCTGGCCGTTCTCGCCCGTCACCTTGGTGGGCAGGATGAAGGCACCGGCATCAAAGCCCGTGGCGAGGATCAGCACGTCAAGCTCGTGCAGTTTGCCGTCCACGGTGCGGATGCCGTTCGGCTCGATCCGCTCAATGCCCTCGGTGATGAGGTTGGCATTGTCGCGGGAGATGGCCGGGTAGAAGTCCGAGCAGAAGATGAGGCGCTTGCAGGCGGCCTGGTAGGAGGGCGTCAGCTTGGCGCGCAGCTCCGGGTCGGCGACGGCTTCGTTCAGATGCTTGGTGCAGGCGTCCTGGATGTCGGCCAGCTTCTTCTGGTCGCCGGTGGTCGCGGCGCCGAAATTTTTCGCCATGGTGGTCGAATAGAAGCGGTAGGTCATGCGCTGCAGGGCGGGGATCTTGCGCAGCAGCCATTTCCAGGCGGAGGAATATTCCTTCTGCGGCAGCGGGATCATCCATTGCGGCGTGCGCTGGAACACGTTCATCGTGCCCACCTTGTGGGTGATGGCGCCGACGATCTGCGCGGAGGTGGAGCCGGTGCCGATGATGCCGACCTTGCGGCCCTCGAGCTTCACCGAGTGATCCCAGCGGGCGGTGTGGAACTTGTCGCCTGCGAAGCTGTCGAGGCCGTCGATATTGGGAAAAGACGGCTTGTGCAGCACGCCGGTGGCGGAGATCGCCACGTCAAAATATTCGACGTCGCCCTTGTCCGTGGTCAGCCGCCAGCGCGGGGCCTCATAGGTGAGGTCGGTGACGGCGGTGTTGAACTGCACAATGTCGGTAACGCCGAAATCCTTCGCGGTCTTTTCCATATAGGCCTGGATTTCCGGGCCGTAGGAAAAGCGGTGCGACCAGTCCGGGTTGAGCGCAAAGGAGAAGGAATACCAGCGCGAGGGCACGTCGCAGGACAGGCCCGGATACTGGTTCTCGCGCCAGGTTCCGCCCACCTTGGAGGCTTTCTCATAGACGGTGATGTCGGTGTAGCCGGCCTGGCGCAGCTTCACCACGGCGGCGATGCCGGACATGCCGGCCCCGATGATGGCGATGCGCGGCTGTTCCCCGCGCTTGGCCCAGCCCATGGCGGACATGTCGCTTGCATGCATGTTCATGGCGCGTCTCTCCCAGTCTGTTGCCTTTTGCAGGCTTCTTGGAAGTGAGCGTGCCCCCTTATTGACGGCTTGTCAATAAGGGGGCGAGGCCGTAGATTTGGGGTTCAACACCCAGACCCGCGCCGGGTAACGGCAGCGGGCGTATCGGAGGGGACATGGCGGTTCGGTCGCATCAGCGCATCCGGCGTTCGCCGCAAATGGCGCGCGACGAGATCATCGACGCCACGGAAGCGGCGCTGGCGGAAATGCCGTTCAGCGCGCTCACCGTTGACGCGGTGATGAAGCGCACCGGCATGACGCGGTCGTCCTTCTACCACTACTTCAAGAGCGTGGATGACCTGGCGCTCGGCTTTCTCGACCGGCTGGAAAAGGCGATCCGCGAGCCGGTGGATGACTGGCTGCATGGCCGCGGCACCGATGATTATCTGGGGGATACGCACCGGCACCTGACCGACATGTTCGTGGCGATGGATGTGCACCGCCCGGCGATGATCGCGCTGGGGCAGGCGTCCAGCATCAGCGAGAGCGTCTATGATGCCTGGCGCGAGCGCATCCTCGATT
The sequence above is drawn from the Pyruvatibacter mobilis genome and encodes:
- a CDS encoding TetR/AcrR family transcriptional regulator, which gives rise to MTDKTPPPVPPSAPVPPESPARADEKRQRILDAGLALFARKGYHATAVPEIAQAASVATGTIYRHFATKDALLNAVYLHWQSALTAMMETRGDTRLPVAERFAGDWHRLVVWHRDHPDASAFLDSHAAMAELEEDARAATRAYRMALQGIVGAAMDRQEIRMSPPEVTASVLHHAAAGLARDARTGALALTDPVIDAAGRLLWLGLAR
- a CDS encoding enoyl-CoA hydratase/isomerase family protein, with the protein product MPQTGEIETRDFTTIERRGPVALVRYDRKDGLNALSRAAMRELTDIARMFNDDISTHVIVLTGTDKIFSAGADLKDPEMASGRDGGLMARRHALRVGPDMCDAWEALEQLTICAIEGHCIGGGVALVGSCDIRIAAQSASFRLPEIPLGMNMSWHSNPRLVNLMGPARAKLFVILGEALKAPDALDWRFVEEVVPDGTALDAAMDLAARAAAVPPVPLRMSKQSLEMAAKALNPVATYMDRDQFALAATGKDQTEAITAFLEKRAPRFTGE
- a CDS encoding enoyl-CoA hydratase/isomerase family protein; protein product: MSDRFSGYSRIRAERDGTILTLMISNPALRNAVDEQMHHELASIFVDAQEDADSTVIVLTGDPEGNAFCAGGDIAWMKAALDGTVAGPGVAEGRRIVTSLLDVEKPIVAAINGPAVGLGATLALFSDVIFMGESAQVADPHVKVGLVAGDGGAVIWPQLVGYARAKEYLMTGDPVPAAEAERIGLVNHVVPDAELQERAMAFARKLARGAPQAIQHTKAAVNMELKRLAATVFDASLAYEMISFTRDDHREAVSAFLEKRAPAFTGR
- a CDS encoding SDR family oxidoreductase: MSGRVSGKVAMVTGGASGLGAATSKLLVEEGARVVIADINLAGAEQVAAEINKAHPDMALAVELDVTSEQQWQDALETAVGFLGGLNILVNNAGIGGSAPVEDETFENWKKIQAVDLDSVFLGCKYALGHMKAHQPGSIVNISSIAGLIAGHNMGAYNAAKAGVWLFSKSVALHCAKRGYDIRSNSVHPTFIRTPILEGLFAKTTNGEEKLAKQVPLGRIGEPNDVAYAVLYLASDESRFVTGAEIKIDGGISAM
- a CDS encoding flavin-containing monooxygenase, translating into MNMHASDMSAMGWAKRGEQPRIAIIGAGMSGIAAVVKLRQAGYTDITVYEKASKVGGTWRENQYPGLSCDVPSRWYSFSFALNPDWSHRFSYGPEIQAYMEKTAKDFGVTDIVQFNTAVTDLTYEAPRWRLTTDKGDVEYFDVAISATGVLHKPSFPNIDGLDSFAGDKFHTARWDHSVKLEGRKVGIIGTGSTSAQIVGAITHKVGTMNVFQRTPQWMIPLPQKEYSSAWKWLLRKIPALQRMTYRFYSTTMAKNFGAATTGDQKKLADIQDACTKHLNEAVADPELRAKLTPSYQAACKRLIFCSDFYPAISRDNANLITEGIERIEPNGIRTVDGKLHELDVLILATGFDAGAFILPTKVTGENGQDLGETWDGSPRAHRAVAVPGFPNFWLLEGPTGPVGNLSLISISEHQVDYIISMLNKMRDAGLDAVCPRQDAYAAYNKAMAERVPQTVWASGGCDSWYFDKSGTPNLYPFPPQQYLDDMHRPDFAEFRLIEDVAEDRELQGAA
- a CDS encoding WD40/YVTN/BNR-like repeat-containing protein, producing the protein MSKLKNVLMGSAAALMMAGIASLPAQAVPTVNQEEAAQIRELESKGWATPSDLAARSLLVAAADLGERIVAVGQFGHVVISDDRGETWRQASQVPTQALLTGVYFVDDKTGYAVGHDAVIIKTEDGGETWELKYSDPEAEMPLFSVMFADARNGIAVGAFSTALSTTDGGETWNLQSVIPDPPPPLEGLEYEPHLNGLFRGPSGSLFIAAETGFIFRSTDNGANWEPIKTPYFGSFWGGITLNDGSILIYGMRGNVWRSDDGGTTWAQVDTGSRKSFGGATLLEDGTVVLAGLNGGVAYSTDNGRSFDVVDRPDRKGYSAVVNGPDGHVIIFGEPGAVKHPDNAEAFRSGS
- a CDS encoding DUF1329 domain-containing protein, which produces MKSSGILAATLLGSVALGVTVASAKVSQDQADRLGKDLTPMGAEKAGNGGAIPAWTGGIPTPPPGITVTQGERLANPFASDAVEYTVTPGNMGQYDSVLTEGYKKMLSTYDTYKMNVYQTRRTCAFPEFVYEANKRNATVAELVGGGNGVGKGIMGTPFPIINSGLEGIWNHTLRYRSFKLTRQFTAAPVTATGDYTLQTVQDEAILQWSDPSKGAAEELDNISIYYIANTTAPARAAGNVILVHETLNRALDPRKAWQYSPGTRRVRRAPNIAYDNPGTNSDGLSTSDSFDGYNGAPDRFDWTVKGKSEKLIAYNTYDAEQAKYDEFIQARHLNQDKIRYELHRVWTIEANLRSDTRHIYSRRVKHMDEDAWQLAQAELYDGRGELWRVQELHTIQRYNVPLCGSAAEIVYDTGNGRYLALAMQNEEPGINYFADELNPDRYTPSAIRQLGVR
- a CDS encoding DUF1302 family protein, which encodes MTTRTLRSALLGSAVGVGLLASGGQALALSTELGEVKIFFDTTVSVGAQMSVANERKAFLSEANGGNQGPITAVANPAAASALGVTGTVTTNAAPDQSFGASINGDDGILNFDSGDLTSANIKATHDIQATWRNFTLFSRVTEFYDFIQARDDGYNRSGIDRNNIEEVGRDIRLLDLYISGDFDVGSLPVNIRAGKQVISWGEGTFIFNGVNVVNPVDVSAFRRPGVEIKEGLLPVWALYGSVGLPFDLSLEAFYQLDWEPFQLDVAGTHFAGSDVANPNSSFGGNQGIGFYSGSAFPNSVRQNCAGSGFEGLTALSAAGGGLTALLPAPLQPGAQAAAAQALNAFPGCVDGSFRDFDTALTVGRAEQELIALNPLLGTRRGADQDPDDSGQWGVALRWYSEDLNSTEFGFYYVNYHSRLPYAQVAPTVGALPQVILGSETAGGAAGSKAPRGIGCANFLGGGAYADPAMASLVNVAVSDPNGILGNLAAFADTILTAAANPAAGTIAPSVAANGANAFDAARINCALVAATADTSVVPSGLVIDGEPVLGLQQDLTTTLVYPEDIELWGISFNTTIGDWGVQGEFTFRPNMPFQTDTDQQTIAAAGSGQCSGVVGFGDALSGAGASGVILGALGSSPLNQLSTSPLRDGFDVGTNCNVGNIGQSNPAFVREEMFTFQIGTTATYTNSNPLIDFLGADIGILVTEFGLVHVPDVPDEVTNTGAPQDRFYRFQNVCVSGTDLPLGGVLALDNRSGCRATETSYGVVLLTRLDYNNAFGSAWTISPQISYRHDLEGFTPAPVSNFSEDRKTLGLSVSANYQNQWRLTAGYTNFMGKEKYHRNLDQDFVSLSASYSF
- a CDS encoding acyl-CoA dehydrogenase family protein, which translates into the protein MATDTATIVTHPTTADGLVAAAHSFSAELRDRAAEIEAARQLPQDIADRFARTGFYRMAVPKALGGLEATPRQIAAVIDALAQADGSAAWCVMIGSTTGLTAAYLAPDAAARIYGDDPDTITAGVFAPMGKAELEGETARVSGRWAWGSGSHNAQWVFGGARLITGGEPVLDERGAPRTQMFAMRAADLTLHDNWDPSGLAGSGSSDFEAAGVQVPVGHGADITRPPANDNPLYAFPVFGLLAVGIASVATGLARQAINEIIEMGGGKVPQGSRKTLAHRPQAQAELAQAEAELRAARAFLTEAVDTAWDTAASQGAIPVEMRRDIRLAATHATTASARVVDRMYLIGGGSSVHRKAPIQRAFRDVHVATQHMMTAPATWELTGRLLFGLETDTTTL
- a CDS encoding TetR/AcrR family transcriptional regulator gives rise to the protein MAVRSHQRIRRSPQMARDEIIDATEAALAEMPFSALTVDAVMKRTGMTRSSFYHYFKSVDDLALGFLDRLEKAIREPVDDWLHGRGTDDYLGDTHRHLTDMFVAMDVHRPAMIALGQASSISESVYDAWRERILDYFVDLTARFILQQMMLGRSKVTDPQRVARALILMNNALSSDNLLRAEPDDPNEMGRTCANIWNATIYGS